The Vibrio echinoideorum genome includes a region encoding these proteins:
- a CDS encoding type II and III secretion system protein family protein — MMIHHRIKQVLFASILAPLIGLLSITNAFAADRSITLNDGQHIQLKSPIGQVFINNPDIVDYKIINDNTIVVFANAIGQSRLIVYGIDGDVLLSDRIIVDLDLTDIRRQLKFHFPNAKVKIQSVGEQVAVSGLVDSEATRDDIYRLVATLLGREKTEKWDKTVKLEFKSDSSNYEEPESMVFARNMTWEGIIERIEVATTQQVNVKISVAQVTESFGQTVGVDWSSVGSSVGEFVFDQFDAANLSTLITALGNDQIAEVLAEPNLTVLSGESASFLVGGEVPVIVTTSNNVNISFKEFGIKLDLTAKVLSQDRIRMQLAPEVSEVEGYIETAGIKVPQLASRRAMTTVELADGDSFVLGGLMSSADLEKMQKIPFVGDIPVLGAAFRKATTERKRTELIIVATVNLVEPMKPKDIQLPYIKKTSTLARWLNIKWDGKSVTSSDATIRLLSQGGFIQ; from the coding sequence ATGATGATTCACCATCGAATCAAACAAGTACTGTTTGCTTCCATTCTAGCGCCGCTGATTGGCTTACTTTCTATAACAAACGCTTTTGCCGCCGATCGCTCCATCACGCTCAACGATGGTCAGCACATCCAGTTAAAAAGTCCGATTGGCCAAGTGTTTATTAATAACCCTGACATCGTCGACTACAAAATAATCAACGACAACACGATAGTTGTGTTCGCCAATGCTATTGGGCAATCACGACTGATCGTCTATGGCATTGATGGTGATGTTCTGCTTTCAGACCGCATTATTGTTGATTTGGATTTAACGGATATTAGACGACAACTCAAATTTCATTTCCCTAATGCCAAAGTCAAGATTCAGTCTGTGGGAGAGCAAGTCGCCGTGAGTGGTCTTGTTGATTCCGAAGCGACTCGTGACGATATCTATCGTTTGGTTGCCACTCTGCTTGGACGAGAAAAAACAGAGAAATGGGACAAAACGGTGAAGCTGGAGTTTAAGTCCGACAGCTCAAATTATGAAGAGCCCGAAAGCATGGTGTTTGCCCGCAATATGACGTGGGAAGGGATCATCGAACGCATTGAAGTTGCAACGACCCAGCAAGTGAACGTCAAAATATCAGTGGCCCAGGTAACGGAGTCGTTTGGACAAACCGTTGGTGTTGATTGGAGTTCAGTCGGTTCAAGCGTCGGCGAATTTGTTTTCGACCAATTCGATGCAGCAAACCTGAGTACGTTAATCACGGCATTAGGTAACGACCAGATTGCTGAAGTTCTGGCTGAACCTAACTTAACCGTGTTGTCCGGTGAGTCTGCAAGTTTCCTTGTGGGCGGCGAAGTGCCAGTTATCGTTACTACCAGTAACAATGTGAACATTTCCTTCAAAGAGTTCGGCATCAAGCTCGATCTCACCGCGAAAGTGCTTAGCCAAGACAGAATCCGCATGCAATTAGCGCCAGAAGTAAGCGAAGTTGAAGGTTATATAGAAACGGCAGGTATCAAAGTTCCGCAACTGGCTTCACGACGTGCGATGACCACCGTAGAGTTAGCTGATGGTGACAGCTTCGTCCTTGGTGGCTTGATGAGCAGTGCTGATTTGGAAAAAATGCAAAAAATCCCTTTTGTTGGCGATATTCCCGTTCTAGGTGCCGCCTTCCGCAAGGCAACCACAGAAAGAAAACGAACTGAACTGATCATCGTTGCGACCGTGAATCTTGTTGAACCGATGAAACCGAAAGACATTCAACTGCCTTACATCAAGAAGACTTCTACATTGGCGCGCTGGCTAAACATTAAGTGGGATGGCAAGTCGGTAACGTCTTCCGATGCAACGATTCGTCTGTTGTCGCAAGGAGGGTTTATCCAATGA
- a CDS encoding type II secretion system F family protein, translating to MLWLSLILFAFVLLLIRDSKVKKVNQFFNIEEVEAENFNAINVKSLVRKQNWQKFKESVSPTLMVLGPRSSLYIALYITGSIIASWYIVVELLSITNIWLVLGSSMVFTLCGYRVLVTRRRTEFENTFPDALNILMSAVTAGDSLMQAISYVGDVMHNPIGREFKLMGDRLKLGESPEVVLKRSCKNYPYPEFLFFTVTIRANIARGGQLKGVLARLIRVLVDSRTLEKKKMAMTSEARISAKIVAAIPLIFMLILNYVNPDNVEFVLYDPEGRLVLFYVLGSELFGLFLVWLLVRGVRA from the coding sequence ATGCTTTGGCTTTCGTTAATCCTCTTTGCGTTTGTGCTGCTTTTGATCCGAGATTCAAAGGTAAAAAAGGTTAATCAGTTTTTCAATATTGAAGAAGTAGAAGCTGAAAACTTCAATGCTATTAACGTCAAGTCTTTGGTTCGTAAGCAAAACTGGCAAAAGTTCAAAGAGTCCGTATCACCCACGTTAATGGTGTTAGGCCCGCGTTCTTCTCTTTACATTGCGCTCTATATTACGGGCAGCATCATCGCATCTTGGTACATCGTTGTTGAGTTGCTATCAATCACCAATATATGGCTTGTTCTGGGTTCATCTATGGTGTTTACCCTTTGCGGTTATCGAGTCCTGGTTACAAGAAGACGTACAGAATTTGAGAATACGTTCCCTGATGCGTTGAATATTCTAATGAGTGCGGTAACTGCTGGTGACAGCTTAATGCAAGCTATCAGCTATGTAGGCGATGTAATGCACAACCCGATCGGCCGCGAATTTAAGCTAATGGGCGACCGACTGAAGTTGGGTGAGTCACCTGAAGTGGTGCTTAAACGTTCGTGCAAAAACTATCCTTATCCGGAGTTTCTGTTTTTTACCGTGACGATCAGAGCGAATATCGCGCGAGGCGGCCAACTCAAAGGTGTGTTAGCGCGGTTGATTAGAGTGCTAGTTGACTCTCGAACATTAGAGAAAAAGAAAATGGCGATGACTTCGGAAGCTCGAATTTCCGCCAAAATAGTTGCGGCTATTCCTCTGATTTTTATGCTTATTCTCAACTACGTTAATCCCGATAATGTGGAGTTTGTTCTCTACGATCCAGAAGGAAGGCTTGTATTGTTTTACGTGCTTGGTAGTGAACTGTTCGGTCTATTTCTTGTTTGGTTGTTAGTGAGAGGAGTTCGAGCATGA
- a CDS encoding type II secretion system F family protein — MMLLASLIVLFFSLLFLIIDSIRKEQRHKKVALYIGDNSARAPSRVNRFFVRFGKEHRQELEQKMIEAGYYNTDWAKFYFPAKLLVLALVSGLVLLGDMTSTNKLIVVIFSLIGVIVVPDTMLQMRRKMLISRTSAQLPYLLDMMSVCVQTGMTIEAALVYLGKELAEFDSDLCYQIKRTSDSAKIHGLEKALNDLSERIPTPPVRSFVLTIIQNLQYGTSVAQVLSDLAEDMRKVQILTVEEKVGKLSAKMSVPLILFIMFPIVILILAPSIMQMTLNI, encoded by the coding sequence ATGATGTTATTGGCTTCCCTTATTGTGTTGTTTTTTTCGCTACTCTTTTTGATTATCGATTCTATTCGTAAAGAGCAGCGACATAAGAAGGTTGCGCTCTATATCGGGGATAATTCGGCTCGCGCACCTTCACGCGTAAATCGCTTTTTTGTTCGTTTTGGTAAAGAACATCGACAAGAACTCGAGCAAAAAATGATTGAGGCGGGTTATTACAACACGGATTGGGCAAAATTCTATTTTCCGGCCAAGTTGTTGGTATTAGCGTTGGTTTCAGGCTTGGTGTTGTTAGGGGATATGACATCCACCAACAAACTGATCGTGGTTATTTTCTCGTTGATTGGCGTCATTGTCGTCCCAGATACAATGCTTCAAATGCGCCGCAAGATGTTGATCAGTCGAACGTCAGCTCAACTGCCGTACTTGCTCGACATGATGTCTGTATGTGTCCAAACCGGTATGACGATTGAAGCGGCGTTGGTTTATTTGGGGAAAGAGCTGGCTGAATTTGACTCAGACCTTTGCTACCAAATTAAGCGCACATCCGATTCTGCGAAAATACACGGTTTAGAAAAGGCGCTCAATGATCTGAGTGAGCGTATCCCAACGCCTCCAGTAAGAAGCTTTGTACTGACCATCATCCAAAACCTACAATACGGCACATCCGTGGCTCAGGTGTTAAGTGATCTCGCAGAGGACATGCGAAAAGTCCAAATTCTTACAGTCGAGGAAAAGGTAGGTAAGCTCTCCGCCAAGATGAGTGTCCCGTTGATCCTTTTCATCATGTTCCCGATCGTCATCTTGATTCTCGCACCGAGCATCATGCAAATGACATTGAATATATAG
- a CDS encoding CpaF family protein: MSSNKDLYLAFRGQIFEALDAEAVQKMSRRDLESQIQAAVDLLANSYQRPITSMMKSGLVKSLIDELFGLGPLQPLVEDQSISDIMVNGPNNIFFERHGKVKKSEVSFVNEEQLLAIAKRIASRVGRRVDELSPTVDARLEDGSRVNIVIPPISLDGTSISIRKFREQNIGFEDLIGFGSMSPDMARVLMIASRCRINVLISGGTGSGKTTLLNALSQYIAEDERIVTIEDAAELRLQQPNLVRLETRTSSVEQTGAVTQRELVINALRMRPDRIILGECRGSEAFEMLQAMNTGHDGSMSTLHANTPRDAIARVESMVMMANLNQPLDAIRRTIVSAVQMIVQVNRLRDGSRKITSISEIVGLEGDSVVMEEIYRFRYDDAHYGETVKGEFVTDGIMQRSELVKKAQFFGLYEELKASFKGA, from the coding sequence ATGAGTTCTAACAAAGACTTATACCTCGCGTTTCGTGGCCAGATATTTGAAGCCCTAGATGCAGAAGCGGTTCAGAAAATGAGCCGCAGAGACCTTGAATCTCAGATACAAGCAGCGGTTGATTTGCTAGCAAATAGCTACCAAAGACCGATCACCTCTATGATGAAGTCAGGCTTGGTGAAAAGCCTAATCGACGAGCTATTTGGCTTAGGGCCTTTACAGCCTTTGGTCGAAGATCAGTCTATTTCTGACATCATGGTGAACGGGCCCAACAACATCTTTTTTGAACGACACGGCAAGGTGAAAAAGTCTGAAGTCTCGTTTGTGAATGAAGAGCAGTTGTTAGCCATTGCTAAGCGCATTGCGTCACGTGTCGGAAGACGTGTGGATGAACTTTCGCCGACGGTCGACGCCAGGCTAGAAGACGGCAGCCGTGTGAACATCGTGATTCCTCCCATTTCGTTGGATGGTACTTCGATCTCGATTCGTAAGTTCAGAGAGCAGAACATCGGTTTTGAAGATTTGATTGGCTTTGGGTCGATGTCTCCAGACATGGCGCGAGTGCTGATGATCGCTTCTCGTTGCCGTATCAATGTGTTGATTTCTGGTGGTACCGGTTCAGGCAAAACCACTTTACTTAACGCGCTATCTCAATACATTGCTGAAGATGAACGTATTGTCACCATTGAAGATGCGGCTGAACTGCGTCTGCAACAACCCAACTTGGTTCGACTCGAAACGCGAACCTCAAGTGTTGAGCAAACCGGAGCGGTAACGCAGCGTGAATTGGTTATTAACGCGCTTCGTATGCGTCCAGACCGCATTATTCTTGGTGAGTGTCGTGGCTCTGAAGCGTTCGAAATGCTGCAAGCCATGAACACCGGACACGATGGGTCGATGTCTACGTTGCACGCCAACACGCCGCGCGATGCGATTGCCCGTGTTGAATCGATGGTCATGATGGCGAACTTAAATCAGCCTCTTGATGCGATTAGAAGAACGATCGTGAGTGCCGTTCAAATGATTGTTCAGGTCAACAGGTTGCGCGATGGGTCTCGCAAGATCACAAGCATCTCGGAAATCGTCGGCCTAGAAGGCGACAGCGTCGTGATGGAAGAGATTTATCGTTTTCGTTATGACGACGCCCACTACGGAGAAACCGTAAAAGGCGAATTCGTCACCGATGGCATTATGCAACGATCTGAGCTTGTGAAAAAAGCGCAATTCTTCGGGCTCTATGAAGAGCTGAAAGCATCGTTTAAGGGGGCTTAG
- a CDS encoding winged helix-turn-helix transcriptional regulator — MSEQGKQPEGYCSADKYLALISTKWTAHIVWLLGQSNEIRFGQIQKQLALVSSKVLSERLKLLSKEGFIWRRQEETVPVTVYYGLTEKGKELADIIDIIVRKSDSWD, encoded by the coding sequence ATGAGTGAACAGGGTAAGCAACCTGAAGGTTACTGCAGCGCTGATAAATATTTGGCATTGATCTCTACGAAGTGGACTGCTCACATCGTTTGGTTATTAGGTCAGAGTAACGAGATACGCTTTGGACAAATTCAAAAGCAGTTGGCTCTAGTGTCCAGTAAAGTACTTAGTGAGAGATTGAAGTTACTCAGCAAAGAAGGTTTTATTTGGCGCAGGCAAGAAGAAACAGTTCCGGTGACGGTATATTACGGTCTGACAGAAAAAGGAAAAGAGCTCGCAGATATTATCGATATTATCGTTAGAAAATCTGATAGCTGGGATTAG
- the istA gene encoding IS21 family transposase, with protein MAKKRTPMNKIKEVLRLKYDCGLSNRGIASCLKLGPSTVSELLTRFKQSQLGWPLPDSCSDADLTQTLYHGKKVSRDKVMPDFTQYAVELRRKGMTKMLLWQEYHEQYQEQAYAYTQFCEHFTRWFKTQKRSMRQLHVAGDKLFIDYCGPRLQVVNPDTGEVREAEVFVATLGASNYTYVEAFPSQGKPYWLEAHANAFEHFGGVPQLLVPDNLRSAVTKANRYEPRLNDSYQKLANHYQTAVMPARPYKPKDKAKAENAVLLVERWIMMRLRHQAFHTFKELNLAIRELMNELNQREMKQYGASRQALFDKLDKPALKPLPRQRYLYTETKRAKVGPDYHIEYRRHYYSVPHQLVGHHVELEASNRLVQIYHQGNLVAQHPRSQRERGNSTQPEHMPSNHQHQKWSPGRLLSWGANIGPATREVVNKMLNSKPHPEQSYRSCLGLLSLSKTYGESRLEQACKDALMLTKSNYTFISNLLKNNREGQLSKDNTSTPNLVHSNVRGPNSYH; from the coding sequence ATGGCCAAAAAGAGAACTCCAATGAACAAAATCAAAGAGGTATTACGCCTTAAATACGACTGCGGTCTCTCAAATCGTGGTATCGCTTCTTGCCTTAAACTCGGCCCGTCCACCGTATCAGAACTCCTTACTCGCTTTAAACAAAGCCAACTTGGTTGGCCTCTACCCGACAGTTGCAGCGATGCAGATCTCACACAGACGCTGTATCACGGCAAGAAAGTCAGTCGAGATAAAGTTATGCCAGACTTCACTCAATACGCAGTCGAACTCAGGCGTAAAGGTATGACAAAGATGCTGCTCTGGCAGGAGTATCATGAGCAATATCAAGAGCAAGCTTACGCTTACACTCAGTTCTGCGAGCACTTCACTCGTTGGTTCAAAACCCAAAAACGCAGCATGCGCCAGCTTCATGTTGCAGGTGATAAACTGTTTATCGATTACTGTGGGCCTCGGCTTCAGGTGGTCAACCCTGACACAGGCGAAGTGCGCGAAGCGGAGGTGTTCGTCGCGACTTTAGGCGCGTCCAATTACACTTATGTTGAAGCCTTCCCCAGCCAAGGGAAGCCCTACTGGTTAGAGGCGCATGCGAATGCGTTCGAACACTTCGGTGGCGTACCACAACTCTTAGTTCCCGATAACCTACGCAGCGCAGTCACCAAAGCCAATCGTTATGAGCCGAGACTGAACGACAGCTATCAAAAGCTGGCTAATCACTATCAAACAGCCGTGATGCCTGCTCGCCCCTACAAACCGAAAGACAAAGCCAAGGCAGAGAATGCCGTGCTCCTAGTAGAACGCTGGATCATGATGCGGTTGCGACACCAAGCCTTCCACACTTTTAAAGAGTTGAATCTCGCCATCCGTGAACTCATGAATGAGTTAAATCAGCGTGAGATGAAACAGTATGGCGCCAGCCGCCAAGCGCTGTTCGATAAACTCGACAAACCTGCATTAAAGCCACTGCCTAGGCAGCGTTACCTGTATACCGAAACTAAACGAGCCAAAGTTGGCCCTGACTATCACATCGAATATCGCCGTCATTACTACTCGGTTCCCCATCAACTTGTTGGTCACCATGTCGAGTTGGAAGCCTCTAATCGCCTGGTGCAGATCTACCATCAAGGTAACTTGGTGGCCCAGCATCCACGTAGCCAAAGAGAGCGAGGAAACAGCACCCAACCAGAGCACATGCCAAGCAACCATCAACATCAGAAGTGGTCGCCAGGGCGCTTGCTTAGCTGGGGAGCCAATATCGGCCCAGCCACACGAGAAGTCGTCAATAAGATGCTGAACTCCAAGCCTCATCCAGAGCAGTCTTATCGTTCCTGCCTTGGCTTGCTCAGCCTCAGTAAAACCTATGGCGAATCGCGCCTAGAGCAAGCCTGTAAAGATGCGCTGATGCTGACAAAATCCAATTACACCTTCATCAGCAATTTGTTGAAAAACAATCGTGAAGGACAACTGAGTAAAGACAACACGAGTACGCCAAATCTTGTTCATAGCAATGTTCGTGGCCCGAACAGTTATCACTAG
- the cpaB gene encoding Flp pilus assembly protein CpaB, translating to MRSRLVLLVAITALIVGALGVVDLFKSEPQSTTTTEVVEEKNEEHVAVWMTTEPYEKGRAIDAQGVVKQQLPLSQALTLGVREDAQISFAPSTLLNRSLNAGEVVLPEYQVTPGQPGYIDLLVTEGMTLYPLKVSDKNLINDYIRPGTSIDILTVSSPNDNLAGNIDKPKRFRGVKASMFLKNVKVLNIGNDATGDSSITARAPSKEDGLTTVVIEVSPDELPKLALAQRTMHIEIYRSQTYTQPEFAEVRNIIDNYTGIAELRGNENNPREAL from the coding sequence ATGAGATCTCGACTGGTATTACTTGTTGCCATTACTGCCCTAATAGTTGGCGCGCTAGGCGTTGTCGATTTGTTCAAGAGTGAACCTCAATCGACAACGACCACTGAAGTGGTGGAAGAAAAAAACGAAGAACATGTTGCCGTTTGGATGACCACGGAACCTTATGAAAAAGGACGTGCGATCGATGCGCAAGGCGTCGTTAAACAACAACTCCCTCTGAGCCAAGCATTGACGCTTGGTGTTAGAGAAGACGCTCAAATCAGCTTTGCACCCTCCACTTTACTCAATCGAAGCCTCAACGCCGGCGAGGTTGTATTGCCTGAATATCAAGTGACGCCCGGTCAGCCCGGATACATAGATCTTTTGGTCACGGAAGGCATGACGTTGTACCCACTTAAAGTCAGTGACAAAAACCTAATCAACGATTACATCCGTCCTGGAACGTCCATCGATATCTTAACTGTAAGTTCTCCAAACGATAACTTAGCTGGAAATATCGATAAACCGAAGCGCTTTAGAGGGGTGAAGGCGTCGATGTTTCTTAAAAACGTCAAAGTACTCAACATTGGAAATGATGCAACTGGCGATAGTTCTATTACCGCTCGCGCTCCGAGTAAAGAGGATGGACTGACTACGGTGGTCATCGAAGTTAGCCCCGACGAGTTACCAAAACTTGCATTAGCGCAACGAACAATGCACATCGAAATTTACCGAAGCCAAACCTACACGCAACCCGAGTTCGCGGAGGTGCGCAATATTATCGATAACTATACAGGGATTGCTGAGTTACGTGGTAACGAAAACAACCCGAGAGAGGCTTTGTGA
- a CDS encoding Flp family type IVb pilin yields MITKLYVKTSMFLSQFKNDERGVTAIEYGLIAVAMAVLVTTAVGADGFIGKLEGAFEDVAAAIDTASS; encoded by the coding sequence ATGATTACTAAGCTATACGTCAAAACAAGCATGTTTTTATCACAATTCAAGAACGATGAGCGCGGTGTAACTGCTATTGAATATGGTCTTATTGCAGTAGCAATGGCTGTATTAGTAACTACTGCAGTAGGCGCTGATGGTTTCATTGGTAAGTTAGAAGGTGCTTTTGAAGATGTAGCTGCCGCTATTGACACTGCAAGCAGCTAA
- a CDS encoding AAA family ATPase — protein sequence MFDLTKALTTKAKPVQTGTTGVAGCTLFYQSQECLDLVQEVFRFEGWNDPACVKAKAGLTKLTEQQSSHIVILELNESTNVVEDAKAFASKLPTHKGVVVIGKEDAISTLRSLKDMGFYYVFWPVNKQEFADFLNHVSKNLKTFSGVSQKRKAKRVAIVGSKGGVGASFITTELSSILSTQGSDTILVDHQYADTNIDVLLGLKDFKPRTIDEFTAPLHEMDEEGALSYLINARKNLRLLAIDGDMSQSDVLNYNQTLCELLARNTNFIIEDFSGGVDFKVEPQLLVENFDVVVLVLDASVSSVRSAKRLYEKVSNLQLSLSSRTRVITVVNYHRPENAYVLQKPDLIKYLGAEVDLEVDYCKALAHIIIDGKRGHKHDRHISRSMEQLVKLINGQPMDQKGMNSWLKKVRAK from the coding sequence ATGTTTGACCTGACTAAAGCATTAACAACAAAGGCCAAGCCAGTTCAGACCGGAACGACAGGGGTTGCCGGATGTACTTTGTTCTATCAATCTCAAGAGTGTCTAGACCTCGTTCAAGAAGTCTTTCGATTTGAAGGGTGGAATGATCCTGCATGCGTTAAAGCCAAAGCTGGATTGACCAAGCTGACAGAACAACAAAGTAGCCACATTGTGATTCTAGAGCTTAATGAATCGACCAATGTGGTTGAAGACGCTAAAGCCTTTGCCAGCAAACTACCCACACACAAAGGCGTGGTGGTGATTGGTAAAGAGGATGCCATTTCTACGCTTCGTTCTCTTAAAGACATGGGTTTTTACTACGTGTTCTGGCCGGTGAATAAGCAGGAATTTGCTGACTTCTTAAATCACGTTAGCAAGAACCTGAAGACGTTCTCTGGTGTGAGCCAAAAACGCAAAGCGAAGCGCGTGGCGATTGTTGGTTCAAAAGGTGGCGTTGGCGCATCGTTTATCACTACTGAGTTGAGCTCAATATTATCGACGCAAGGCTCGGACACGATTCTTGTCGATCATCAATATGCCGATACCAACATTGATGTCTTGCTTGGCTTAAAGGATTTTAAGCCGAGAACCATCGATGAGTTCACCGCACCATTGCACGAAATGGATGAAGAAGGGGCGTTGAGTTACCTAATCAACGCTCGTAAAAATTTACGACTGTTGGCGATTGATGGCGACATGAGCCAAAGCGATGTTCTTAACTACAACCAAACCTTGTGCGAGCTGCTAGCGCGCAACACCAATTTCATTATCGAAGACTTTTCTGGTGGTGTGGACTTCAAAGTTGAACCTCAACTCTTGGTAGAAAACTTTGATGTGGTTGTGTTGGTGTTAGACGCATCTGTGTCTTCAGTAAGAAGTGCAAAACGACTGTATGAAAAAGTCTCCAACTTACAGCTTTCGTTATCGTCGCGTACTCGTGTGATTACGGTAGTGAACTACCATCGTCCGGAAAACGCTTACGTCTTACAAAAGCCTGATCTTATTAAGTATCTAGGCGCAGAAGTTGATCTCGAAGTCGACTACTGCAAAGCGCTGGCGCACATCATTATCGATGGAAAACGCGGGCATAAGCATGACCGTCACATTAGTCGTTCTATGGAACAGTTGGTGAAGCTGATTAATGGTCAACCTATGGATCAGAAGGGTATGAACTCTTGGTTGAAAAAGGTGCGTGCTAAATGA
- a CDS encoding LysR family transcriptional regulator, with protein sequence MKLHFENIISFIAVVEEGSFSSAARKLGKSQSTVSTAVQNLESDLGFNVFNREHSKVWLTEKGKRLFQLSLPVVSKYRDLVTIAQQMNISDQIVYRVGIDPLVFNNNVKKTLLAFSEAFPNVDLLVVTKPSFVLGNYINEGKIDLALGNPYHKTNYDFNIEELFHVNCWWVAHEDLVTFKSQAPSQRVLLMDGCEELLNLSNIASYNLWRLDDLGTIIDLCKAQKGIAFLPGFLLEGSVENSKLKIVTDHPDFFGKRVIASLFWQLHSDFSLFNQWIKKELQTTASYKQTFVADLTQ encoded by the coding sequence ATGAAACTACATTTCGAAAATATCATTTCGTTCATAGCGGTAGTTGAGGAAGGTTCATTTAGCTCTGCTGCTCGCAAGCTTGGCAAGTCACAATCAACCGTTAGCACGGCTGTTCAAAATCTTGAGTCCGATTTAGGTTTCAATGTATTTAATAGGGAACACTCTAAAGTTTGGCTAACAGAAAAAGGAAAACGATTATTCCAGTTATCTTTACCTGTGGTATCGAAATATCGTGATCTAGTCACGATCGCACAGCAAATGAATATATCTGACCAAATAGTCTACCGGGTAGGCATAGACCCATTAGTGTTTAATAATAATGTAAAGAAAACACTATTAGCGTTTTCAGAAGCATTCCCTAACGTTGATTTACTTGTCGTAACTAAACCAAGTTTCGTGTTAGGTAACTATATAAATGAAGGGAAGATAGATTTAGCCTTAGGTAACCCCTATCACAAGACAAATTACGACTTCAACATAGAGGAGTTATTTCACGTCAACTGTTGGTGGGTGGCTCATGAAGACCTGGTAACCTTTAAGTCTCAAGCACCATCACAACGAGTTCTATTAATGGATGGTTGTGAAGAGCTGCTTAACTTGTCAAACATAGCATCGTATAACTTATGGCGACTGGACGACTTAGGAACCATCATCGATCTATGTAAGGCTCAAAAAGGCATCGCTTTTTTACCGGGGTTTCTCTTAGAGGGAAGTGTAGAAAATAGTAAACTTAAAATAGTTACAGACCACCCTGATTTTTTTGGTAAGCGAGTTATTGCATCCCTTTTCTGGCAATTACATTCTGACTTTAGCTTGTTCAACCAATGGATCAAAAAAGAGCTGCAAACTACTGCCAGTTACAAGCAAACATTTGTTGCTGATTTAACTCAATAA
- a CDS encoding A24 family peptidase, which yields MYLLILVIVCVYVSATDFLYRKIQNHTLLILLFLQCFLSPLDIQIMSFLLVLGGGLIVYALIWIGAGDIKYAAVLSLTIPLNDLLWAFVMTAFAGGFLAVIYLVYNKLISKRLVRKTSNGQQGIPYGIAISVGFYLVILTQNTPHI from the coding sequence GTGTATTTACTGATTTTGGTAATCGTGTGTGTCTATGTATCGGCTACCGATTTTCTCTATCGAAAGATACAAAATCACACCTTGTTGATATTGCTCTTTTTACAATGTTTTTTGTCACCGTTAGACATTCAAATTATGAGCTTTCTGCTGGTGTTAGGGGGAGGGTTGATTGTTTACGCCCTGATTTGGATTGGAGCTGGCGATATTAAATATGCCGCGGTTCTATCACTTACCATACCTCTCAATGATTTACTTTGGGCGTTTGTTATGACGGCTTTTGCCGGTGGATTTTTAGCCGTTATTTATCTCGTATACAACAAGCTGATAAGTAAAAGGCTAGTAAGAAAAACGTCGAACGGCCAACAAGGTATTCCATATGGGATAGCGATTAGCGTTGGATTCTACTTGGTAATTTTAACTCAAAACACGCCACATATATAA
- the istB gene encoding IS21-like element ISVch3 family helper ATPase IstB has translation MNALNDQLKTLRLSHVAKALEQQQEQLTTYAELDFEERLSLLLESEILNRNQSKIQRLKRQAKLRVDAQPSQLIYKEGRNLNRKQMSELLTGSYLYKHQNILVTGPTGAGKTYLACALATSACDQQQTVKYYRLTRLLDDLTAGRLDGSYQKQLQSLAKKTLLILDDWGMEKLTQEHAGHLLEVLEERYQNSSTIVISQLPVREWYNMIGNATVADALMDRLVHNSHRIELGGESMRKLAQSDHLE, from the coding sequence ATGAATGCACTGAACGACCAACTCAAAACCCTACGCTTGAGCCATGTAGCGAAAGCATTAGAGCAGCAGCAAGAGCAACTGACCACCTACGCAGAACTGGACTTCGAGGAAAGGCTAAGCCTACTTCTGGAAAGCGAGATCTTGAATCGCAATCAGAGCAAAATCCAACGCTTAAAACGACAAGCCAAGCTGAGAGTAGATGCGCAGCCGAGCCAACTCATCTATAAGGAGGGACGAAACCTCAATCGTAAACAGATGAGCGAACTTCTGACGGGCAGTTATCTATACAAACACCAGAACATCTTGGTTACAGGCCCAACAGGCGCAGGCAAAACGTATCTTGCCTGCGCACTGGCAACCAGCGCCTGTGACCAACAACAAACGGTTAAGTACTACCGATTAACTCGCTTGCTTGACGACCTGACCGCTGGTCGTCTGGATGGTAGCTATCAAAAGCAACTCCAATCGCTGGCTAAGAAAACCTTACTGATCCTCGACGACTGGGGGATGGAAAAACTCACTCAAGAGCATGCGGGTCACTTATTAGAAGTGCTGGAAGAGCGTTATCAAAACAGCAGCACAATCGTCATCAGCCAGTTACCTGTAAGGGAGTGGTACAACATGATCGGCAACGCCACCGTCGCGGACGCGCTAATGGATCGGTTAGTACACAATAGTCATAGAATAGAACTGGGAGGTGAGTCAATGAGAAAACTGGCGCAATCCGATCACTTAGAGTAA